The following coding sequences are from one Oscillospiraceae bacterium window:
- a CDS encoding type II secretion system F family protein has product MQDLIKYGLIITSASVIFCFAVIAVYAIAKNRIREQERIKALTSKETEVRREKSEKEPRAQRKQLEKLADELYVAGIALRAEEFILIWILVALALPLLFLFFGANPIICLGIVIVGAAAPIAYVRLKRQKQLGKIDKQLIDAILIISNSMRSGMSFQSAIQNIADEMEPPISKEFGRVCREIKLGMSLETSFDRMIARTGNKDLELVCNAVIIQRQIGGNLSEVLENISETISERIRLRGEIKAMTASGTLSGYIIGSLPIFMLVLLMFLNPGYVNMFFSTSIGRIMLAVSAVMETVGFLIVRKIVNIKM; this is encoded by the coding sequence TTGCAAGATCTGATTAAATACGGGTTGATTATCACTTCTGCCAGCGTCATATTTTGCTTCGCGGTCATTGCTGTTTACGCAATTGCAAAAAATCGAATCCGCGAACAAGAGCGAATCAAAGCCCTGACTTCAAAGGAAACCGAAGTCCGCCGCGAAAAGAGCGAAAAAGAGCCCCGCGCACAACGCAAGCAGCTTGAAAAGTTGGCTGATGAACTTTATGTTGCCGGAATCGCGCTTCGGGCGGAGGAGTTCATTCTGATCTGGATATTGGTCGCCTTAGCCCTCCCGCTGCTCTTTTTATTTTTCGGCGCAAACCCGATTATCTGCCTCGGTATCGTCATTGTCGGCGCCGCGGCGCCGATCGCTTATGTACGCCTGAAACGTCAGAAACAATTGGGCAAAATCGATAAACAACTTATTGACGCCATCCTGATCATCAGCAATTCCATGCGATCCGGTATGTCTTTCCAATCTGCAATACAAAACATTGCGGATGAGATGGAACCTCCGATTTCCAAGGAGTTCGGAAGGGTCTGCCGTGAGATAAAACTCGGAATGTCGCTTGAGACCAGTTTTGACCGAATGATTGCCCGCACCGGAAACAAAGATCTCGAACTCGTTTGCAACGCGGTTATTATTCAGCGTCAGATCGGCGGCAATCTTTCTGAAGTGCTGGAAAATATCTCGGAGACGATTTCAGAACGAATCCGACTGCGCGGGGAGATAAAAGCTATGACTGCGTCAGGTACCCTGAGCGGATATATTATCGGATCTCTTCCTATTTTTATGTTGGTGCTGTTAATGTTTCTGAACCCCGGGTATGTTAATATGTTTTTTTCTACCTCAATCGGCAGAATAATGCTCGCCGTCTCAGCAGTGATGGAGACCGTCGGCTTCCTCATTGTCCGTAAAATTGTCAATATTAAAATGTGA
- a CDS encoding AAA family ATPase: MDQIKTILICDQKEDAQNIKSALSGEDFDFFLWVTPEATSLSKIGNQPADLALITVDENSEAEFSFAERLYMTRGDIVIVMLAKTLSTEIITRAMDAGAARVIDVNAETDVIRSAILAATNREKNRAASFGGQSTAYHSHIVQFFCPKGGTGKTTLAVNLAVALSQLGKKVALIDLDLQFGDVGIFLDINSADTLADLVQVGKFDSATLLGYLTRHSSGVDVLLASQAPEYAELIRSEHIETLLSALRYEYDFLVLDMAPAFNDCTIAAMEQSDAIFFVVTEDISTLHHAKTCYKVFEQLNLLSKVKLVVNKDGLSGISVKDVERILEQKVVLSLPDEPKTVTQALNRGIPVVTGDRRSRFAIEMDNFARRLGKNK; encoded by the coding sequence ATGGATCAAATTAAAACGATTCTAATCTGTGACCAAAAAGAAGACGCGCAAAATATAAAATCTGCTCTCAGCGGTGAAGATTTTGATTTCTTTCTCTGGGTCACGCCCGAAGCCACAAGCCTGAGTAAAATCGGCAATCAACCTGCCGATTTGGCATTAATCACGGTCGATGAGAATTCGGAAGCGGAGTTCAGTTTTGCCGAACGGCTGTACATGACCCGCGGCGATATTGTGATCGTGATGCTCGCGAAAACGCTTTCAACCGAAATAATCACCCGCGCTATGGATGCGGGTGCCGCCCGCGTAATCGACGTCAACGCCGAAACCGATGTCATACGCTCGGCGATTCTCGCCGCGACAAACCGTGAAAAGAATCGCGCCGCTTCGTTCGGCGGACAATCGACCGCCTATCATTCGCACATTGTCCAGTTTTTCTGCCCGAAAGGCGGCACCGGAAAAACGACGCTTGCCGTAAATCTCGCCGTTGCTTTATCGCAGCTGGGAAAGAAAGTGGCGCTCATAGACCTTGATCTGCAATTCGGAGATGTCGGAATCTTTTTGGATATTAACAGCGCTGACACCCTTGCTGATCTCGTTCAGGTCGGCAAGTTCGATTCCGCCACACTGCTGGGTTACCTGACGCGCCATTCGAGCGGTGTCGATGTGCTATTAGCCAGCCAGGCACCTGAATATGCCGAATTGATCAGGTCCGAACACATTGAAACCCTGCTCTCGGCTTTACGGTACGAATATGACTTTTTGGTTTTGGATATGGCTCCCGCTTTCAACGATTGCACCATTGCGGCAATGGAACAGTCTGACGCGATTTTCTTTGTTGTAACCGAGGATATTTCCACTTTACACCACGCCAAGACCTGCTACAAGGTCTTTGAACAACTCAATCTGTTAAGCAAAGTCAAATTGGTTGTCAATAAAGACGGGCTTTCCGGCATCAGTGTCAAAGATGTGGAACGCATCCTCGAACAAAAAGTTGTACTGTCTTTGCCCGATGAACCCAAAACCGTGACTCAGGCGCTCAACCGCGGAATACCGGTAGTGACAGGCGACAGGCGCAGTCGTTTTGCAATTGAAATGGACAACTTTGCAAGGCGGCTCGGAAAGAATAAATAA
- a CDS encoding pilus assembly protein TadG-related protein has translation MRKFFKDERGSNIVIIALTITALLILAAFVVDLGAAYVKTAEVQTAADAAVMAAGMQLPVEVNDTSKQSAMTATVLEYLQKNGITDTADVNVYFSQTQENLYMRIGVDVPAISKTEFSKIIGVNEVTFTRSAEARTLATTSLNDLVPLSAREDVLNALIASGNTEHVVLKYGKNTGEVVQGAFGAIDLDGVKGGGANDYVSWLTNGYQGNLTVGTVLPIEGGNMAGPTLTGLSARFNACTHFQSDGGCTAAHYDSTCPRVMKVPVIQYINSHYVKVVGFAAFVIEDYTTYSTQGYVIGTYVDMINIGAATGDITGSAENYGVYSLTLSK, from the coding sequence ATGAGAAAGTTTTTTAAGGATGAACGCGGCAGCAACATCGTCATTATAGCGCTCACAATCACCGCTCTTTTGATTCTGGCTGCCTTCGTAGTGGATCTCGGCGCAGCCTATGTAAAAACAGCCGAAGTTCAGACCGCCGCGGACGCCGCGGTCATGGCGGCGGGAATGCAGCTTCCGGTGGAAGTAAACGATACTTCAAAACAATCCGCGATGACCGCAACCGTTTTGGAATATTTACAAAAAAACGGGATTACCGATACCGCTGATGTAAACGTCTATTTTTCTCAAACGCAAGAAAATCTCTATATGAGAATCGGAGTGGATGTTCCGGCTATATCGAAAACGGAATTTTCCAAAATCATCGGCGTCAACGAAGTCACTTTTACGAGGAGCGCTGAGGCAAGAACCCTTGCCACGACTTCACTCAATGATCTCGTCCCCCTCTCCGCCAGAGAAGACGTATTAAATGCTTTAATTGCCAGCGGAAATACGGAACACGTCGTTTTAAAATACGGCAAAAACACCGGCGAAGTGGTTCAGGGAGCATTCGGCGCAATTGATTTGGACGGAGTCAAGGGAGGAGGCGCAAACGATTATGTCAGTTGGCTCACAAACGGCTATCAGGGCAATCTCACCGTAGGAACGGTATTACCGATCGAAGGCGGGAACATGGCCGGGCCGACGCTGACCGGACTGAGCGCAAGATTCAACGCCTGCACTCACTTCCAAAGTGACGGCGGATGTACCGCGGCGCATTACGACTCCACCTGTCCCCGAGTCATGAAGGTACCGGTCATTCAATATATCAACTCCCATTATGTCAAAGTCGTCGGATTCGCGGCATTCGTCATTGAGGACTATACGACCTATTCCACTCAGGGGTATGTCATCGGTACCTATGTCGACATGATCAATATCGGCGCCGCAACCGGAGACATCACCGGATCGGCAGAAAATTACGGCGTCTATAGCCTGACCCTTTCAAAATAG
- a CDS encoding CpaF family protein → MGLLDKIDINKTADSKSGMPAQNPEDFSALRAKIHMEVVEALNKHEDRQGKDMSEADTRALIDSILCQNESLPRTERSRIAQEIYDQIRGLGPLEKLMFDPTVTEIMVNGPKNIFIERKGKIIRTNVVFDDEEQLLNVIDRIVSPLGRHVDEANPMVDARLSDGSRVNAVIPPLSLKGPLLTIRRFSKVPLTVNDLIGFGSLTYKMASFLEACVKGRLNIVISGGTGSGKTTLLNILSSYIPHDERIITIEDAAELQLRQDHVLTLESRPANLEGKGQISIRDLVRNALRMRPDRIVVGEVRGGEALDMLQAMNTGHDGSMTTGHANTSRDMLARMETMVLMAGMNLPLNAIRSQIAGAIDLIVQQSRMRDGSRKIISISEIVGMEGDVITTQEIFTYEHPKIGENAGRFIATGIKPRCVEKMADNGVGVRDEWFS, encoded by the coding sequence ATGGGATTACTGGATAAAATCGATATAAATAAAACTGCTGATTCAAAATCCGGAATGCCCGCTCAAAATCCGGAAGATTTTTCCGCGCTTCGTGCGAAAATCCATATGGAAGTAGTCGAAGCCTTGAACAAGCACGAAGACCGCCAGGGGAAAGACATGTCCGAAGCAGACACCCGAGCTTTGATTGATTCAATCCTTTGCCAGAATGAATCGTTACCCCGAACCGAGCGAAGCCGAATCGCGCAAGAAATATATGATCAGATTCGCGGTCTCGGACCGCTTGAAAAATTGATGTTCGACCCCACTGTCACCGAGATCATGGTAAACGGGCCAAAGAATATCTTTATCGAGCGCAAAGGCAAAATTATACGCACGAACGTCGTTTTCGACGACGAGGAACAATTGCTCAACGTCATTGACCGTATCGTCTCCCCTCTCGGGCGTCATGTAGACGAGGCAAATCCAATGGTTGATGCCCGCTTGTCAGACGGTTCCCGCGTAAACGCGGTCATCCCGCCGCTCTCGCTCAAAGGGCCGCTGCTGACCATCCGTAGATTTTCAAAAGTTCCGCTGACCGTCAACGACTTGATCGGTTTCGGCTCGCTGACCTATAAAATGGCTTCCTTCCTCGAAGCCTGTGTCAAAGGCCGATTAAATATTGTCATTTCCGGCGGAACAGGAAGCGGTAAAACAACGCTTTTGAACATTCTTTCAAGTTATATTCCGCACGATGAACGCATCATCACCATTGAAGACGCCGCCGAGCTTCAGCTTCGTCAGGATCATGTTCTGACACTTGAAAGCCGACCGGCAAACCTCGAAGGAAAAGGGCAGATCTCCATCCGCGATCTTGTTCGCAATGCGCTCCGAATGCGTCCGGACCGCATTGTCGTCGGTGAGGTGCGCGGCGGAGAAGCGCTTGATATGCTGCAGGCCATGAATACAGGACATGACGGCTCTATGACTACCGGTCACGCCAATACCTCCCGCGATATGCTCGCCCGCATGGAGACTATGGTATTGATGGCAGGAATGAATCTTCCGCTCAACGCTATCCGCTCTCAGATCGCAGGAGCGATCGATCTTATCGTTCAGCAATCCCGTATGCGCGACGGTTCCAGAAAAATCATCAGCATCAGCGAGATTGTCGGAATGGAAGGTGACGTCATCACCACGCAGGAAATTTTCACTTATGAACACCCGAAAATCGGGGAGAACGCGGGACGTTTTATCGCCACCGGCATCAAGCCGAGATGTGTTGAAAAGATGGCCGATAACGGTGTCGGTGTTCGCGATGAGTGGTTTTCATAA
- the cpaB gene encoding Flp pilus assembly protein CpaB — protein MKKVYIIAAILAVLSGALLFLYLGSLETSKGAAVQTEAVVTAVRDIPAYTTIDASMLTMTNYPVGSAHPKAARNVSDVVGKTTESAILTGEQIITEKLKSENSGLSYMLPDGMRAVTIAVDEVSGIAGFIKIGDYVDVICNTKTEYSASYNTTFVVAQNIKVAALDKQLVTTTASDGSTVATSYTFLTLFVTPQQSLDIIHSYRAGVLSVALRRFSDHAAANMLPVDNNDLLR, from the coding sequence ATGAAAAAAGTGTACATCATAGCGGCAATTTTGGCTGTTTTATCCGGCGCCCTCTTGTTCTTGTACCTCGGCAGCCTGGAGACGTCCAAAGGCGCAGCCGTCCAGACCGAAGCCGTCGTCACGGCAGTCAGAGACATTCCGGCTTATACCACAATCGATGCCTCCATGCTGACAATGACGAATTATCCGGTGGGTTCCGCACATCCGAAAGCTGCCCGCAATGTTTCGGACGTTGTCGGAAAAACCACAGAAAGCGCAATTTTAACCGGAGAACAAATCATTACAGAAAAGTTGAAATCGGAAAACAGCGGCCTCTCCTATATGCTTCCCGACGGCATGCGCGCGGTCACTATCGCTGTTGACGAGGTTTCGGGCATTGCCGGGTTCATTAAGATCGGTGATTACGTAGACGTCATTTGTAATACCAAAACCGAATACAGCGCATCCTATAACACTACTTTCGTCGTCGCTCAGAATATAAAGGTCGCCGCGCTGGACAAACAGTTGGTCACCACTACCGCTTCCGACGGTTCAACGGTTGCGACATCTTACACTTTTCTCACGCTTTTTGTCACGCCACAGCAATCATTGGATATAATACACAGCTACCGCGCCGGCGTACTTTCAGTCGCCCTGCGCCGTTTCAGCGACCATGCCGCAGCCAATATGCTGCCGGTCGACAATAACGATTTGCTGAGGTAA
- a CDS encoding DUF192 domain-containing protein, whose protein sequence is MKIVEIRKEENIICRAFYANGFFTRLRGLMGRTLNDDIGGLLLVPCNQVHTFNMSYPIDIVYLTKDGTVIQIDAQIQPSKVLKTVKNSHSILELRSGAAEQSGIRPGDRLIHQ, encoded by the coding sequence ATGAAGATTGTTGAAATCCGCAAAGAAGAGAACATCATCTGCCGCGCATTTTATGCAAACGGATTTTTTACCCGCCTGCGCGGACTGATGGGACGCACCCTCAATGACGATATCGGCGGCCTTTTGCTCGTCCCCTGCAATCAGGTGCACACATTCAATATGTCCTACCCGATTGACATTGTCTACTTAACCAAGGACGGAACCGTCATTCAAATCGACGCTCAAATCCAGCCGTCAAAAGTTTTAAAGACCGTAAAAAATTCGCACAGCATCCTCGAACTGCGCTCCGGAGCCGCCGAACAATCGGGCATTCGCCCCGGCGACCGGCTGATACATCAGTAA
- a CDS encoding type II secretion system F family protein, whose protein sequence is MRYIVLSVSASVFAIAVALLMQLGKKWDATGRRLNAIHNVQRDYGDEELKKSFADRLVRPFLHKVSSAFKRKEGTPVRQSKSAEKLEKMLKTGGLNITATEFTTVKSIFTGIVLIGCLIVFRFASFQMLNKLLIILVGLMLCILGPKFFLNSKIKKRKESIIRELPDVMDLLVVSAEAGLGLDASIARLAQKYKGVVVTELAASVKNIQKGVPRRVSFKEMADRCDVKELTTFTTAIIQAEQLGVPIKGVLTSQADRLRIERRQRIQAKAMKAPVKIMLPTIGFIFPVIFIILLGPAALNLIEAFS, encoded by the coding sequence ATGAGGTATATCGTTTTATCCGTATCCGCATCTGTTTTCGCAATTGCTGTTGCGCTGCTTATGCAGCTCGGAAAAAAATGGGATGCGACCGGCCGCCGACTCAATGCAATCCATAATGTGCAGCGCGATTACGGAGATGAAGAGTTAAAAAAGAGCTTTGCGGATCGCCTTGTCCGCCCTTTTTTACATAAGGTTTCTTCCGCCTTCAAACGAAAAGAAGGTACACCAGTCAGACAAAGCAAAAGCGCGGAGAAGTTGGAGAAAATGCTCAAAACAGGCGGGTTAAATATAACTGCAACCGAATTTACTACGGTCAAGTCTATTTTTACAGGAATCGTATTGATCGGATGCCTGATCGTTTTCCGATTTGCCTCGTTTCAAATGCTGAACAAATTGCTCATCATACTGGTTGGTCTTATGCTCTGCATCCTGGGTCCGAAGTTCTTCCTGAACTCCAAGATTAAAAAACGGAAAGAGTCTATTATACGTGAATTGCCTGATGTGATGGATTTGCTGGTAGTCAGCGCCGAAGCAGGGCTCGGACTTGACGCCTCCATTGCCCGACTGGCTCAAAAATATAAGGGCGTTGTCGTAACCGAACTCGCCGCATCGGTTAAAAATATTCAGAAGGGTGTTCCCCGCAGAGTTTCCTTTAAGGAGATGGCGGACCGCTGCGACGTAAAGGAACTCACAACTTTTACGACCGCAATCATCCAGGCCGAGCAACTGGGAGTACCGATCAAAGGTGTCCTGACCTCACAGGCCGATCGCCTGAGAATCGAGCGCCGTCAGCGCATCCAGGCAAAAGCCATGAAAGCTCCCGTCAAGATAATGCTTCCGACAATCGGTTTTATTTTCCCGGTCATTTTCATTATTCTGCTCGGACCGGCGGCTTTGAATTTGATTGAGGCTTTTTCATGA
- a CDS encoding 2-isopropylmalate synthase has protein sequence MAYIPRPERTEEDKKTVYFSENTNVLEQSVYEYQLQERETPNLYRNLFDYESVPKIAFNHRVVPMNTPKELWITDTTFRDGQQSTSPFTVKQIVDLYQMMHRLGGKKGLIRQSEFFVYTQKDREAVDKCLSLGYQFPEVTSWIRASENDFKLVKEIGLKETGILVSCSDYHIYNKMGLTRQQALDKYLGIVKSVLEYGIRPRCHFEDITRADFYGFVVPLARALHDLSVESGIPIKIRACDTMGYGVSFPGVALPRSVSGIVYGLMHYAQIPSDMLEWHGHNDFYKVVTNSTTAWLYGSSSVNCALLGIGERTGNCPLEAMVIEYCSLHGTTDGMNLPVITEIARYFEDEIGYEIPPRTPFVGRNFNVTRAGIHADGLLKDEEIYNIFNTQKLLHRPPTVSVDSHSGLAGIALWMNRFFRLEDGKSVDKKSELVAKVKEQVDLEYAEGRNTVMGDDELEQIIKRVDFVAYEKLIHAHLKEDILT, from the coding sequence ATGGCATACATACCGAGACCCGAACGCACCGAGGAAGATAAAAAAACCGTATACTTTTCCGAAAACACCAATGTGTTGGAACAATCGGTTTATGAATATCAACTTCAGGAACGCGAGACCCCGAATCTCTACCGCAATCTGTTCGATTATGAAAGCGTGCCGAAAATCGCTTTCAACCACCGCGTCGTGCCGATGAATACGCCCAAAGAGCTGTGGATCACCGACACCACATTCCGCGACGGGCAGCAGTCCACCTCGCCGTTCACGGTCAAGCAGATCGTCGACTTATATCAGATGATGCACCGTCTCGGCGGCAAAAAGGGCTTGATCCGCCAGAGCGAATTTTTTGTTTATACTCAAAAAGACCGCGAAGCGGTCGATAAGTGTCTGTCGCTCGGGTATCAGTTCCCCGAGGTCACCAGCTGGATCCGCGCCAGTGAGAACGATTTCAAACTGGTCAAGGAAATCGGCCTAAAAGAGACCGGTATTTTAGTCAGCTGTTCCGATTACCACATCTACAATAAGATGGGCTTGACCCGTCAGCAGGCCCTCGATAAATATCTCGGCATCGTCAAATCGGTGCTCGAATACGGCATCCGTCCGCGCTGCCATTTCGAAGACATCACCCGCGCCGATTTTTACGGCTTTGTGGTTCCGCTTGCAAGAGCGCTGCACGACCTATCGGTCGAAAGCGGAATTCCGATCAAGATCCGCGCCTGCGACACCATGGGCTACGGCGTCTCTTTCCCCGGCGTGGCGCTTCCGAGAAGCGTTTCCGGCATCGTCTACGGCTTGATGCATTATGCCCAAATCCCGAGCGACATGCTCGAATGGCACGGACATAACGATTTTTATAAAGTGGTCACCAACTCCACCACCGCCTGGCTCTACGGCAGCAGCTCCGTCAACTGCGCACTGCTCGGTATCGGCGAGCGCACCGGCAACTGCCCGCTCGAGGCGATGGTCATTGAATATTGCTCCCTGCACGGCACCACCGACGGCATGAACCTGCCGGTCATCACCGAGATCGCCCGCTATTTCGAAGATGAAATCGGCTATGAGATTCCGCCTCGCACCCCATTTGTCGGCCGCAACTTCAACGTCACCCGCGCGGGCATCCACGCAGACGGCCTTTTAAAGGACGAGGAGATTTACAACATCTTCAACACCCAAAAGCTACTGCACCGCCCGCCCACGGTCTCAGTCGATTCCCACAGCGGTCTCGCCGGCATCGCACTTTGGATGAACCGCTTCTTCCGCCTCGAAGACGGTAAGAGCGTCGACAAAAAGAGCGAACTGGTCGCAAAAGTCAAGGAGCAGGTCGACCTCGAATACGCCGAAGGCCGCAACACCGTCATGGGCGACGACGAACTGGAACAGATCATTAAACGCGTAGATTTTGTAGCTTACGAAAAACTCATTCATGCTCATCTGAAAGAAGATATATTGACCTGA
- a CDS encoding glycosyltransferase family 2 protein → MQKVSVSVIIPVYNKEKYLRQCLKSVLSQDLEAFEIIAVDDGSTDSCGKILDEYAAADPRLKVIHQKNASCGFARNTGLDLAKGEYILFLDSDDFLHQNKLRPAYEFAVSHDADIAVFLIEEFNDATGISQPLHYASYLKPPVFGRVFSWRNFPDDFFLYFYAGVESKLCRRSLLQNSGIRFRAVIVAKIMTLFSHICFSQRKLYIPIYI, encoded by the coding sequence ATGCAAAAAGTCAGCGTATCAGTCATCATCCCGGTCTATAATAAAGAAAAATATCTCCGTCAGTGCCTCAAAAGCGTCCTTTCTCAGGATCTTGAGGCTTTTGAGATTATTGCCGTCGATGACGGTTCCACCGATTCATGCGGGAAGATTCTCGATGAATATGCAGCTGCCGATCCCCGCCTCAAAGTGATTCACCAAAAAAATGCGTCCTGCGGATTTGCACGCAATACCGGGCTTGATTTGGCAAAAGGCGAATATATTCTGTTTCTGGACAGCGATGACTTTTTACATCAAAATAAACTTCGCCCGGCTTATGAATTTGCCGTCTCACACGATGCCGATATTGCTGTTTTCTTAATCGAAGAATTTAATGACGCGACGGGAATCTCTCAACCGCTGCATTATGCATCATATTTGAAACCGCCTGTATTCGGCCGTGTTTTTTCATGGCGTAATTTCCCGGATGATTTTTTCCTTTATTTTTATGCCGGCGTTGAATCGAAACTCTGCCGCCGGTCGTTACTGCAAAATTCGGGCATACGATTTCGGGCCGTAATAGTTGCGAAGATTATGACTTTGTTTTCTCACATCTGCTTCTCTCAGAGAAAATTATATATTCCGATTTATATTTAA
- a CDS encoding 2-hydroxyacid dehydrogenase, with protein sequence MKKIALFDAKPYDIKVFDEQNKNYELRYFESKLNPDTAALAAGCEAVIGFVNDDIGSATLDKLYDLGVRALAMRSAGYNNVDFKACYGKINVMHVPAYSPYAVAEHAMALLLTLNRKIHKAYIRTRDFNYSLNGLCGIDLHGKTVGVIGTGRIGRVFIDICKGFGMNILAYDPFPAKDVDFTYTDLDSLLANADFISLHCPLTDQTHHIINSDSITKMKDGVFIVNTSRGGLIDSHALLNGLHAKKIGGACLDVYEEEADFFYEDHSESGVNDDTLALLSAAPNVIITSHQAYFTAEALHNIAEVTLQNLDVYFAGGELKNEICYYCDRQASPKDCRKTRKERCF encoded by the coding sequence ATGAAAAAAATTGCCCTTTTTGACGCAAAACCTTATGATATTAAGGTATTCGACGAGCAGAATAAAAATTACGAACTCCGTTATTTCGAATCCAAACTGAACCCGGACACCGCCGCGCTCGCCGCCGGCTGTGAAGCCGTCATCGGCTTTGTCAACGACGATATCGGTTCAGCGACTCTCGACAAACTGTATGATTTGGGCGTCAGAGCCCTTGCGATGCGCAGCGCAGGTTACAACAATGTCGATTTCAAGGCTTGCTACGGCAAGATCAACGTGATGCACGTCCCGGCCTATTCGCCTTATGCGGTCGCCGAGCACGCCATGGCGCTGCTTTTAACCTTGAACCGCAAAATCCACAAAGCATATATTCGCACCCGCGATTTCAACTACAGCTTAAACGGACTCTGCGGCATCGATCTGCACGGCAAAACCGTCGGTGTCATCGGTACAGGGCGCATCGGACGGGTTTTTATCGATATCTGCAAGGGCTTCGGTATGAATATTTTGGCTTATGACCCCTTTCCCGCCAAGGACGTCGATTTTACCTATACCGATTTGGATTCCTTGCTTGCAAACGCGGATTTCATCTCGCTGCACTGCCCGCTGACCGATCAAACACATCACATCATCAATTCGGATTCCATCACCAAGATGAAAGATGGCGTCTTTATCGTCAATACCTCGCGCGGCGGTTTGATTGACAGCCATGCGCTCTTAAACGGCCTGCACGCCAAAAAAATCGGCGGCGCCTGTTTGGACGTTTACGAGGAGGAAGCCGATTTCTTTTACGAAGACCACTCGGAATCAGGCGTCAACGACGATACGCTGGCATTGCTCTCGGCAGCGCCCAACGTCATCATCACTTCTCATCAGGCCTATTTTACCGCCGAAGCACTGCACAACATCGCAGAAGTCACCTTGCAAAATCTCGATGTTTACTTCGCCGGCGGCGAACTCAAAAACGAAATCTGCTATTACTGCGACCGCCAAGCAAGCCCCAAAGATTGCCGCAAAACCCGCAAAGAACGCTGTTTTTAA
- a CDS encoding TadE/TadG family type IV pilus assembly protein encodes MKKLLTSKKMKRENGQSMVELALTLPLIILLLGGIIEFGWVYGNSLAVQNATREGVRAGIVAVAQSENNVLVTNRINSMVPDAAKNLVISIVYSNPANFRAGDITVTVTYTLNGITPFSALFTSGGVFHLSTHCTMKMS; translated from the coding sequence ATGAAAAAACTATTAACATCCAAAAAAATGAAGCGGGAGAACGGCCAAAGCATGGTCGAATTGGCTTTGACTCTTCCTCTGATCATTTTGTTGCTTGGCGGTATCATCGAATTCGGCTGGGTCTACGGCAACTCCCTTGCGGTGCAAAATGCCACCCGCGAGGGTGTGCGGGCCGGAATCGTCGCCGTCGCGCAATCGGAAAATAATGTGTTGGTGACGAACAGAATCAATTCCATGGTCCCGGATGCGGCAAAAAACCTTGTTATTTCAATTGTTTACAGCAATCCCGCCAACTTCCGGGCAGGCGATATCACGGTAACGGTGACTTATACCTTAAACGGAATCACGCCGTTCTCGGCTTTATTTACCTCCGGTGGGGTATTTCATCTCTCCACCCACTGTACGATGAAGATGAGTTAA
- a CDS encoding Flp family type IVb pilin, giving the protein MLKEFFYDENGQSLVEYGLIIALVGVAVIVSLTALGDSIKKVFNSAAGALEGAAG; this is encoded by the coding sequence ATGTTAAAAGAATTCTTTTACGATGAAAACGGTCAGAGTTTAGTCGAATACGGTCTGATCATCGCGCTCGTCGGGGTCGCTGTCATCGTCTCTTTAACGGCGCTCGGCGACAGTATCAAGAAGGTTTTCAACAGCGCGGCCGGCGCGCTGGAAGGCGCCGCAGGGTAA